GCCAGGAAATGGCTGTCACCTAATTTAGCAGATTAAGATAATCAATGAGAAAGCTGATTTTATTTTCCGTGTTTATAAATTGTTTTGTTTCCGGACAAAAAAGCTGCTGTCAATATTTAACTGCTTCAAAAACGAGTTATTTAAAAAGTACAGGGAAATTTGAACTGAACATAAAAAATACCGGAAATGAATTTTTTAAAGTTCCAAAAGAAATTAATTTTTGTAATATGAGAATGGTTGATTTTGAACTTTTCAATGAAGAAACACAATTGTTTGAAAAAATGAACAGAACAGAAAATGATATTGACTGTTTTACTTACTCGGACAAATTAAAAAAAATTAAACCTGATAAAACATATACCTACCAAGTCAATCTTAAATCTTATTTTGACATAATATGGAACGAACATTTTTTTGAAGACTTTAATGACAGAAAATATCGTTTCAAAATCAGTTTTGCATTCCATGATTACTATAACCGTGGAGAAAATCTGCTGACAGATTGGATTTACAGAGACTGATGGAAGTTTAAGCAATTATATAAAATGAAAATCACAGACCATATAAAAAAAGCAAACGGAAAAACATTATTCTCTCTTGAGGTAGTGCCGCCGCAAAAAGGGATCGGGATCGAAGACCTGTACACGAATATTGACCCGCTGATGGAATTCAAGCCGCCGTTTATTGATGTAACGACCTCCAGAGAAGAATATATTTATATTAATAAAGGAAATGGGTTGATGGAGCGCAGGATTACCAGAATGCGGCCCGGGACTTTAGGAATCTGTGCGGCCATTCAGCATAAATACAGTGTCGATACCGTTCCCCATCTTCTTTGTGGAGGTTTTACCAAAGAAGAAACAGAATACCTTCTGGTGGACTGTATGTACCTTGGGATAGACAATATCATGGCGTTACGGGGTGATGCCATGAAGGGCCACCAGTATTTTGAGCCTACTCAGGGCGGGCATGCGAGTGCCATGAATCTGGTACATCAGATCAATGACCTGGGAAGAGGAAAGTATCTGCACAACGAAGAACAGGAATGCGACGAGCACAATAAATTCTGTGTCGGGGTAGCGGGTTATCCCGAAAAACATATGGAAGCGCCGTCCATGAACTATGATCTGAAATGGCTTAAACAAAAAGTGGATGCCGGTGCCGACTACATCGTAACCCAGATGTTTTTTGACAATAAAAAATTTATTGAGTTTGTCCAGAAAGCACGGGCCATGGGGATTTCGGTTCCTATTATTCCGGGAATCAAACCGATTGCCACCAAGAAGCATTTGAAAATTTTACCGCAGATCTTTAAGATCGATTTGCCGGAAGAATTAATTAATGAAGTAGAAAAAGCGAAGAACAATGAAGCCGTAAAGCAGATCGGGGTTGAATGGGCAGTCAGCCAGTGCAGGGAGCTGCTGGATTTTGGCGTTCCTGTTTTACACTTTTACTCAATGGGAAAAAGCGATAACATTAAAAAGGTAGCCGGGGAACTATTCTGATAAAAGTATAATGATGTTGATTTTAAAAGCCTTGCTGTAAAGCAAGGCTTTTGCAGTTCGATAGTATTTATGAATTTCGGCGGAGCCTTTGGCTCCGCCGAAATTTTAAATCTGATGAGCTATTGGCATTTCGTTCTGATAGGCAACCAGCCTGTCGAAAACGCTTTTTGTAGTAGGTTTTGAAGAATCGGTATTAAAAATAAACATGCCGCTCTCAATATTAAAATAATATTTTCTTTCCTGATCTTCTACCGAAAACCATTTCAGAAGGCCGTTTACAATATTGACGTCCTCCCATTTGATAGAGCTTGAGTCCAGAGAAAATACATGCGGGTTCCGGTGCAGCGTGTCTGTAAAATGAATATTCCGGCCTTCAACATAAATAATACCGCTGCCTTGGAAAGCCTTGAGCTTAAAAAATTCATTCTGTGCCGTTCCCATATTGTAGCGTACAAAAGCATAATATTCAGGCGTGCCGATGGTTTCCAACAATGCTTTCTGTTTCTTCTTCCTGCTTCTGGCTGCAATGTAGGCAATCAGCAAGATAAGTGCAGGAATAGAAAAGATAATAAACAGAAAAAGGATAATCAAAATAATTATTGAGTCCATAATTGTTCGTTTTTTTAATATTTATAATTCAGGGTGTCTCTTAAATTCTTTATTCCGGTCAAATAAATACCGGTAAGTAGCCAGTTTGCGTGTTACAGTGGTATCCAGGCTTTCGGCAATCTTAATCATTTTAGGGTTAAAATCACCGATCCATTGCAGCTCAGTTACCTTAAAGTCAGTATGCTTTCTCAAATGCTGCGTCCCTTCCCAGATCATATATCCTTCGAGGCCTTTTTTCTGCCACTCAGGAACAACACCAAAAACAAGACCAACCATTTTTTCGTTCTTCTTAAATCTTTTAAACCAGAGAAGCTTAAGCTTTTCCCACAGCCCGAATTTTCCGTTCAGGTATTTAAACCACTGGTTAAGGTCCGGGATATTCATCCACATGGCAACCGGCTTATCGTTTTCATAAACAAACCATGATATGTGTTCATTAATAATCGGTTTCATCATCCTGAACATCTTCAGGGTCTTTGCCTCTTCCATTTGTTTGCCCTCTCCGTGCGCAGCCCATGCTTTGTTATAAATTTCCGTAAAATCCTTTGCGAATTTTCCCAATCGGTCTTTCGTCATGGGGATTGCAGAAATGGCCGGGTTCCTCTTGTGTTTGGTATGCATCAGCGTAAAAACCCGTGAAACTTCAGCGAAGATAGGCCTCGAAAAACAAAGCTGTTCAAAATAAATGCGAAATCCATACTGGGCAAAAAGATCTTTGTAATATGGGAAATTATAATTCATCCCGAAAAGAGGCTCAATAAAACCTTCAGTCAGAAGGCCCCAGAATTTATCGCGTTCCCCGAAGTTGATCGGGCCGTCCATCGCTTCCATGCCCCGCTGCTGAAGCCAGCCTCTGCAGTGGTCAAAAATAAAATTTGCGGTTTTCTGATCATTGATACAGTCGAAAAACCCGATCCCTCCGGTAGGCTGTGCCTGTTCATAGAGCGTATTCACAAAAACGGCAACCTTTCCTACGGTTTGATGCTGCTTGTTCCTGAACAGGAATCTGGTGCATTCCCCGCTTCTGAAGAATTTATTTTTTTCAGGATCGAAGAATTCTTCAATATCTTTATTCAGAGGCCTGATATAATTTTCATCATGCTGATAAAGTCTTGCCGGAAACTCCAGAAATTCTCTTTTGTGATTTTCATTTTGTACTTCTTCAACAATAATCATAAGGCAGGGGCTGAAAGATAATTTTTAGTATGATTTGAAATAAACAAAACGGATATTATCCGTATTTTTGCTGCAAATTAAATAAAAATGGTTGATTTTACGGATAACGATGATGATATTTTCACGGGAAAAGAACATACGCCTATTAGGAAAGATGCTTTTGATAAATCGCCGGAGGAGAAAATAGAAAAAATCACAGCGCTTTTCGGAGAAATCATGGAAACATTAGGTCTGGATATGACCGATGATTCCTTAAAAGATTCCCCGAAGCGGGTCGCCAAAATGTATGTCAATGAAATTTTCGGCGGGCTTTTGCCGGAAAACAAACCCGGAATTTCCACGTTCTCGAACAAATATAAATACCGCCAGATGCTGGTGGAAAAAGATATTACCGTATATTCATTCTGTGAACATCATTTTTTACCGATTATCGGGAGGGCACATGTAGCGTATATTTCAAACGGTCAGGTCATCGGTCTTTCAAAGATCAACAGGATTGTGGACTATTATGCCAAAAGGCCGCAGGTTCAGGAAAGGCTTACCATGCAGATTGTTGATGCCCTAAAAGAAGCCTTAGGGACAAAAGATGTAGCCTGTATTATTGATGCGAAGCATCTTTGTGTAAATTGCAGGGGCATAAAAGATACGGCCAGTTCTACGATCACGGCAGAACTGAGCGGGATTTTCAGAACGAACCCGATCACAAGACAGGAA
The sequence above is a segment of the Chryseobacterium sp. JJR-5R genome. Coding sequences within it:
- the folE gene encoding GTP cyclohydrolase I FolE; translation: MVDFTDNDDDIFTGKEHTPIRKDAFDKSPEEKIEKITALFGEIMETLGLDMTDDSLKDSPKRVAKMYVNEIFGGLLPENKPGISTFSNKYKYRQMLVEKDITVYSFCEHHFLPIIGRAHVAYISNGQVIGLSKINRIVDYYAKRPQVQERLTMQIVDALKEALGTKDVACIIDAKHLCVNCRGIKDTASSTITAELSGIFRTNPITRQEFLHYVGSHAKLDY
- the metF gene encoding methylenetetrahydrofolate reductase [NAD(P)H]: MKITDHIKKANGKTLFSLEVVPPQKGIGIEDLYTNIDPLMEFKPPFIDVTTSREEYIYINKGNGLMERRITRMRPGTLGICAAIQHKYSVDTVPHLLCGGFTKEETEYLLVDCMYLGIDNIMALRGDAMKGHQYFEPTQGGHASAMNLVHQINDLGRGKYLHNEEQECDEHNKFCVGVAGYPEKHMEAPSMNYDLKWLKQKVDAGADYIVTQMFFDNKKFIEFVQKARAMGISVPIIPGIKPIATKKHLKILPQIFKIDLPEELINEVEKAKNNEAVKQIGVEWAVSQCRELLDFGVPVLHFYSMGKSDNIKKVAGELF